The following are from one region of the Capsicum annuum cultivar UCD-10X-F1 chromosome 1, UCD10Xv1.1, whole genome shotgun sequence genome:
- the LOC107849879 gene encoding uncharacterized protein LOC107849879, which translates to MARTYIKGDFDRLMKDASKIDDRLRPYLFEIGYEKWSIAHSNVNRSMVMISNIAESLNSANREARELPVKKLLQFMMDLVMTWNNRNRMNAQATFIKLGNKYNTIMRENLFLSDKMKVMVSTSHVYVVIDEIQK; encoded by the exons ATGGCTCGTACTTACATAAAGGGAGATTTTGATCGACTAATGAAAGATGCAAGCAAAATCGATGATAGGTTGAGGCCTTACCTGTTTGAAATTGGCTATGAAAAATGGTCTATAGCACATTCAAACGTCAATAGATCAATGGTGATGATTTCGAATATTGCAGAGTCGCTGAATTCAGCAAATAGAGAGGCACGAGAACTGCCAGTAAAGAAGCTACTACAATTCATGATGGATTTGGTAATGACATGGAATAATAGAAACAGAATGAATGCACAGGCAACATTTATTAAATTAGGAAACAAGTACAACACAATAATGAGGGAAAATCTCTTTTTATCAGATAAAATGAAG GTAATGGTTTCTACCAGTCATGTgtatgttgtgattgatgaaattcAAAAGTGA